Proteins from one Ananas comosus cultivar F153 linkage group 5, ASM154086v1, whole genome shotgun sequence genomic window:
- the LOC109710901 gene encoding uncharacterized protein LOC109710901 isoform X1 yields the protein MKRLDSFGGIKPRGAVSFATLLLSFLLITVTIIVLLDSNYQALRVLHLQLSTVSTYAPFSTPIETKYAGEEAKEPVKWHLPPKEEQNLNNSYSDKESTIEAKEDGNGIAREVHYEISEFKMAMSSVDAKEKAEKEDLLPSNESEIEIRKQQPLKDQSFEQHGTKEKAKEKDLLLSNEPETKIREQESPKDRPSLEQAGKGLDDVSIQKNKIVCDYSQQRSDTCYAHGDIRIVGVWSIIFAASTTTTTTSHPSYKIRPYARKWEQNTMDSIKELTIIPSPANDQIPVCTSRHEVPAIVFSTGGFVGNLFHDFTDILIPLYITSREYNGDVRFLVTNFNWQWIMKYQPMLLQLSKYPIIDLDGESRVHCFPFVHVGLKSHKELGIDSSISPNNYSMSDFKEFLRQCFSLKRASVDKRRKPRLLMLLRRGSRSLMNEKEVVSMAKSVGFRVVAARPEATGDVARFARVVNSCDAMMGVHGAGLTNMVFLPDGAAAVQVVPWGELKWACRHDFGEPTAGMGIRYVEYEIAKEESSLIYRYPRDHAVFTDPISIHRQGWNALWSVFLHEQSVMLDVGRFRGVLQEVYQSLNDTMM from the exons ATGAAGCGGCTCGACAGCTTTGGCGGGATCAAACCGCGGGGGGCGGTCAGTTTCGCAACCCTTCTCCTCAGTTTCCTTCTCATCACCGTGACAATAATCGTCCTTCTCGATTCCAACTATCAAGCTCTGCGTGTTC TGCATTTGCAGCTCTCTACTGTAAGCACTTACGCACCGTTCTCGACCCCCATAGAAACCAAATATGCTGGGGAAGAAG CAAAAGAACCAGTCAAATGGCACCTTCCTCCCAAAGAAGAGCAAAACTTAAACAACTCATATTCAG ATAAAGAATCTACGATCGAAGCGAAGGAGGATGGAAATGGCATAGCCCGCGAAG TGCATTATGAAATTTCAGAATTCAAAATGGCGATGTCATCCGTAGATGCGAAGGAGAAAGCAGAAAAAGAAGATTTGTTGCCGTCTAATGAGTCTGAGATAGAGATAAGAAAGCAACAACCACTCAAAG ATCAATCTTTCGAGCAACATGGTACGAAGGAGAAAGCCAAAGAAAAAGATTTGTTGTTGTCTAATGAGCCTGAGACAAAAATAAGGGAGCAAGAATCACCCaaggaccgaccgtccctagagcaagctggcaaagggcttgacg ATGTTTCAATCCAAAAGAACAAAATCGTTTGCGACTACTCGCAACAAAGATCGGACACTTGTTACGCGCACGGCGATATCAGAATTGTCGGCGTTTGGTCCATCATCTTCGCGGCttcgacaacaacaacaacaacctcTCATCCATCATACAAGATCAGGCCGTACGCGCGAAAGTGGGAGCAGAACACCATGGACTCAATCAAAGAACTCACCATAATTCCTTCTCCGGCAAATGATCAGATCCCCGTCTGCACTTCCAGGCACGAAGTCCCGGCGATCGTCTTCTCGACGGGCGGGTTCGTCGGAAATCTCTTCCACGACTTCACCGACATTCTGATCCCCCTCTACATCACCTCTCGCGAATATAACGGCGACGTTCGGTTCCTCGTCACGAACTTCAACTGGCAATGGATCATGAAGTACCAGCCAATGCTACTGCAACTCTCAAAGTATCCGATCATCGACCTCGACGGCGAGAGCCGAGTTCATTGCTTCCCCTTCGTTCATGTGGGACTAAAAAGCCACAAAGAGCTCGGCATTGATTCCTCGATATCTCCAAATAACTACTCCATGAGCGACTTCAAGGAGTTCCTGAGACAATGCTTCTCGCTGAAGAGAGCGAGCGTAGATAAGAGGCGAAAGCCGAGACTACTGATGCTGCTGCGAAGAGGGTCGAGGTCGTTGATGAACGAGAAGGAGGTGGTGTCGATGGCGAAGAGCGTAGGATTCAGAGTGGTCGCGGCGCGACCGGAGGCAACGGGGGACGTCGCGAGGTTCGCGAGGGTGGTGAACTCGTGCGACGCGATGATGGGCGTGCACGGGGCGGGGCTGACGAACATGGTGTTTCTGCCGGACGGCGCGGCGGCGGTGCAGGTCGTGCCGTGGGGGGAGCTGAAGTGGGCCTGCAGGCACGATTTCGGAGAGCCGACTGCAGGCATGGGGATAAGATACGTGGAGTACGAGATCGCGAAAGAGGAGAGCAGTCTGATCTACCGGTATCCGAGAGATCACGCAGTGTTTACGGATCCGATTTCGATCCACCGGCAGGGGTGGAATGCGCTGTGGAGTGTGTTTTTGCATGAGCAGAGTG
- the LOC109710901 gene encoding uncharacterized protein LOC109710901 isoform X3, which produces MKRLDSFGGIKPRGAVSFATLLLSFLLITVTIIVLLDSNYQALRVLHLQLSTVSTYAPFSTPIETKYAGEEAKEPVKWHLPPKEEQNLNNSYSEFKMAMSSVDAKEKAEKEDLLPSNESEIEIRKQQPLKDQSFEQHGTKEKAKEKDLLLSNEPETKIREQESPKDRPSLEQAGKGLDDVSIQKNKIVCDYSQQRSDTCYAHGDIRIVGVWSIIFAASTTTTTTSHPSYKIRPYARKWEQNTMDSIKELTIIPSPANDQIPVCTSRHEVPAIVFSTGGFVGNLFHDFTDILIPLYITSREYNGDVRFLVTNFNWQWIMKYQPMLLQLSKYPIIDLDGESRVHCFPFVHVGLKSHKELGIDSSISPNNYSMSDFKEFLRQCFSLKRASVDKRRKPRLLMLLRRGSRSLMNEKEVVSMAKSVGFRVVAARPEATGDVARFARVVNSCDAMMGVHGAGLTNMVFLPDGAAAVQVVPWGELKWACRHDFGEPTAGMGIRYVEYEIAKEESSLIYRYPRDHAVFTDPISIHRQGWNALWSVFLHEQSVMLDVGRFRGVLQEVYQSLNDTMM; this is translated from the exons ATGAAGCGGCTCGACAGCTTTGGCGGGATCAAACCGCGGGGGGCGGTCAGTTTCGCAACCCTTCTCCTCAGTTTCCTTCTCATCACCGTGACAATAATCGTCCTTCTCGATTCCAACTATCAAGCTCTGCGTGTTC TGCATTTGCAGCTCTCTACTGTAAGCACTTACGCACCGTTCTCGACCCCCATAGAAACCAAATATGCTGGGGAAGAAG CAAAAGAACCAGTCAAATGGCACCTTCCTCCCAAAGAAGAGCAAAACTTAAACAACTCATATTCAG AATTCAAAATGGCGATGTCATCCGTAGATGCGAAGGAGAAAGCAGAAAAAGAAGATTTGTTGCCGTCTAATGAGTCTGAGATAGAGATAAGAAAGCAACAACCACTCAAAG ATCAATCTTTCGAGCAACATGGTACGAAGGAGAAAGCCAAAGAAAAAGATTTGTTGTTGTCTAATGAGCCTGAGACAAAAATAAGGGAGCAAGAATCACCCaaggaccgaccgtccctagagcaagctggcaaagggcttgacg ATGTTTCAATCCAAAAGAACAAAATCGTTTGCGACTACTCGCAACAAAGATCGGACACTTGTTACGCGCACGGCGATATCAGAATTGTCGGCGTTTGGTCCATCATCTTCGCGGCttcgacaacaacaacaacaacctcTCATCCATCATACAAGATCAGGCCGTACGCGCGAAAGTGGGAGCAGAACACCATGGACTCAATCAAAGAACTCACCATAATTCCTTCTCCGGCAAATGATCAGATCCCCGTCTGCACTTCCAGGCACGAAGTCCCGGCGATCGTCTTCTCGACGGGCGGGTTCGTCGGAAATCTCTTCCACGACTTCACCGACATTCTGATCCCCCTCTACATCACCTCTCGCGAATATAACGGCGACGTTCGGTTCCTCGTCACGAACTTCAACTGGCAATGGATCATGAAGTACCAGCCAATGCTACTGCAACTCTCAAAGTATCCGATCATCGACCTCGACGGCGAGAGCCGAGTTCATTGCTTCCCCTTCGTTCATGTGGGACTAAAAAGCCACAAAGAGCTCGGCATTGATTCCTCGATATCTCCAAATAACTACTCCATGAGCGACTTCAAGGAGTTCCTGAGACAATGCTTCTCGCTGAAGAGAGCGAGCGTAGATAAGAGGCGAAAGCCGAGACTACTGATGCTGCTGCGAAGAGGGTCGAGGTCGTTGATGAACGAGAAGGAGGTGGTGTCGATGGCGAAGAGCGTAGGATTCAGAGTGGTCGCGGCGCGACCGGAGGCAACGGGGGACGTCGCGAGGTTCGCGAGGGTGGTGAACTCGTGCGACGCGATGATGGGCGTGCACGGGGCGGGGCTGACGAACATGGTGTTTCTGCCGGACGGCGCGGCGGCGGTGCAGGTCGTGCCGTGGGGGGAGCTGAAGTGGGCCTGCAGGCACGATTTCGGAGAGCCGACTGCAGGCATGGGGATAAGATACGTGGAGTACGAGATCGCGAAAGAGGAGAGCAGTCTGATCTACCGGTATCCGAGAGATCACGCAGTGTTTACGGATCCGATTTCGATCCACCGGCAGGGGTGGAATGCGCTGTGGAGTGTGTTTTTGCATGAGCAGAGTG
- the LOC109710901 gene encoding uncharacterized protein LOC109710901 isoform X2: MKRLDSFGGIKPRGAVSFATLLLSFLLITVTIIVLLDSNYQALRVLHLQLSTVSTYAPFSTPIETKYAGEEAKEPVKWHLPPKEEQNLNNSYSDKESTIEAKEDGNGIAREEFKMAMSSVDAKEKAEKEDLLPSNESEIEIRKQQPLKDQSFEQHGTKEKAKEKDLLLSNEPETKIREQESPKDRPSLEQAGKGLDDVSIQKNKIVCDYSQQRSDTCYAHGDIRIVGVWSIIFAASTTTTTTSHPSYKIRPYARKWEQNTMDSIKELTIIPSPANDQIPVCTSRHEVPAIVFSTGGFVGNLFHDFTDILIPLYITSREYNGDVRFLVTNFNWQWIMKYQPMLLQLSKYPIIDLDGESRVHCFPFVHVGLKSHKELGIDSSISPNNYSMSDFKEFLRQCFSLKRASVDKRRKPRLLMLLRRGSRSLMNEKEVVSMAKSVGFRVVAARPEATGDVARFARVVNSCDAMMGVHGAGLTNMVFLPDGAAAVQVVPWGELKWACRHDFGEPTAGMGIRYVEYEIAKEESSLIYRYPRDHAVFTDPISIHRQGWNALWSVFLHEQSVMLDVGRFRGVLQEVYQSLNDTMM, encoded by the exons ATGAAGCGGCTCGACAGCTTTGGCGGGATCAAACCGCGGGGGGCGGTCAGTTTCGCAACCCTTCTCCTCAGTTTCCTTCTCATCACCGTGACAATAATCGTCCTTCTCGATTCCAACTATCAAGCTCTGCGTGTTC TGCATTTGCAGCTCTCTACTGTAAGCACTTACGCACCGTTCTCGACCCCCATAGAAACCAAATATGCTGGGGAAGAAG CAAAAGAACCAGTCAAATGGCACCTTCCTCCCAAAGAAGAGCAAAACTTAAACAACTCATATTCAG ATAAAGAATCTACGATCGAAGCGAAGGAGGATGGAAATGGCATAGCCCGCGAAG AATTCAAAATGGCGATGTCATCCGTAGATGCGAAGGAGAAAGCAGAAAAAGAAGATTTGTTGCCGTCTAATGAGTCTGAGATAGAGATAAGAAAGCAACAACCACTCAAAG ATCAATCTTTCGAGCAACATGGTACGAAGGAGAAAGCCAAAGAAAAAGATTTGTTGTTGTCTAATGAGCCTGAGACAAAAATAAGGGAGCAAGAATCACCCaaggaccgaccgtccctagagcaagctggcaaagggcttgacg ATGTTTCAATCCAAAAGAACAAAATCGTTTGCGACTACTCGCAACAAAGATCGGACACTTGTTACGCGCACGGCGATATCAGAATTGTCGGCGTTTGGTCCATCATCTTCGCGGCttcgacaacaacaacaacaacctcTCATCCATCATACAAGATCAGGCCGTACGCGCGAAAGTGGGAGCAGAACACCATGGACTCAATCAAAGAACTCACCATAATTCCTTCTCCGGCAAATGATCAGATCCCCGTCTGCACTTCCAGGCACGAAGTCCCGGCGATCGTCTTCTCGACGGGCGGGTTCGTCGGAAATCTCTTCCACGACTTCACCGACATTCTGATCCCCCTCTACATCACCTCTCGCGAATATAACGGCGACGTTCGGTTCCTCGTCACGAACTTCAACTGGCAATGGATCATGAAGTACCAGCCAATGCTACTGCAACTCTCAAAGTATCCGATCATCGACCTCGACGGCGAGAGCCGAGTTCATTGCTTCCCCTTCGTTCATGTGGGACTAAAAAGCCACAAAGAGCTCGGCATTGATTCCTCGATATCTCCAAATAACTACTCCATGAGCGACTTCAAGGAGTTCCTGAGACAATGCTTCTCGCTGAAGAGAGCGAGCGTAGATAAGAGGCGAAAGCCGAGACTACTGATGCTGCTGCGAAGAGGGTCGAGGTCGTTGATGAACGAGAAGGAGGTGGTGTCGATGGCGAAGAGCGTAGGATTCAGAGTGGTCGCGGCGCGACCGGAGGCAACGGGGGACGTCGCGAGGTTCGCGAGGGTGGTGAACTCGTGCGACGCGATGATGGGCGTGCACGGGGCGGGGCTGACGAACATGGTGTTTCTGCCGGACGGCGCGGCGGCGGTGCAGGTCGTGCCGTGGGGGGAGCTGAAGTGGGCCTGCAGGCACGATTTCGGAGAGCCGACTGCAGGCATGGGGATAAGATACGTGGAGTACGAGATCGCGAAAGAGGAGAGCAGTCTGATCTACCGGTATCCGAGAGATCACGCAGTGTTTACGGATCCGATTTCGATCCACCGGCAGGGGTGGAATGCGCTGTGGAGTGTGTTTTTGCATGAGCAGAGTG
- the LOC109710901 gene encoding protein O-linked-mannose beta-1,4-N-acetylglucosaminyltransferase 2-like isoform X4, translating into MKRLDSFGGIKPRGAVSFATLLLSFLLITVTIIVLLDSNYQALRVLHLQLSTVSTYAPFSTPIETKYAGEEEFKMAMSSVDAKEKAEKEDLLPSNESEIEIRKQQPLKDQSFEQHGTKEKAKEKDLLLSNEPETKIREQESPKDRPSLEQAGKGLDDVSIQKNKIVCDYSQQRSDTCYAHGDIRIVGVWSIIFAASTTTTTTSHPSYKIRPYARKWEQNTMDSIKELTIIPSPANDQIPVCTSRHEVPAIVFSTGGFVGNLFHDFTDILIPLYITSREYNGDVRFLVTNFNWQWIMKYQPMLLQLSKYPIIDLDGESRVHCFPFVHVGLKSHKELGIDSSISPNNYSMSDFKEFLRQCFSLKRASVDKRRKPRLLMLLRRGSRSLMNEKEVVSMAKSVGFRVVAARPEATGDVARFARVVNSCDAMMGVHGAGLTNMVFLPDGAAAVQVVPWGELKWACRHDFGEPTAGMGIRYVEYEIAKEESSLIYRYPRDHAVFTDPISIHRQGWNALWSVFLHEQSVMLDVGRFRGVLQEVYQSLNDTMM; encoded by the exons ATGAAGCGGCTCGACAGCTTTGGCGGGATCAAACCGCGGGGGGCGGTCAGTTTCGCAACCCTTCTCCTCAGTTTCCTTCTCATCACCGTGACAATAATCGTCCTTCTCGATTCCAACTATCAAGCTCTGCGTGTTC TGCATTTGCAGCTCTCTACTGTAAGCACTTACGCACCGTTCTCGACCCCCATAGAAACCAAATATGCTGGGGAAGAAG AATTCAAAATGGCGATGTCATCCGTAGATGCGAAGGAGAAAGCAGAAAAAGAAGATTTGTTGCCGTCTAATGAGTCTGAGATAGAGATAAGAAAGCAACAACCACTCAAAG ATCAATCTTTCGAGCAACATGGTACGAAGGAGAAAGCCAAAGAAAAAGATTTGTTGTTGTCTAATGAGCCTGAGACAAAAATAAGGGAGCAAGAATCACCCaaggaccgaccgtccctagagcaagctggcaaagggcttgacg ATGTTTCAATCCAAAAGAACAAAATCGTTTGCGACTACTCGCAACAAAGATCGGACACTTGTTACGCGCACGGCGATATCAGAATTGTCGGCGTTTGGTCCATCATCTTCGCGGCttcgacaacaacaacaacaacctcTCATCCATCATACAAGATCAGGCCGTACGCGCGAAAGTGGGAGCAGAACACCATGGACTCAATCAAAGAACTCACCATAATTCCTTCTCCGGCAAATGATCAGATCCCCGTCTGCACTTCCAGGCACGAAGTCCCGGCGATCGTCTTCTCGACGGGCGGGTTCGTCGGAAATCTCTTCCACGACTTCACCGACATTCTGATCCCCCTCTACATCACCTCTCGCGAATATAACGGCGACGTTCGGTTCCTCGTCACGAACTTCAACTGGCAATGGATCATGAAGTACCAGCCAATGCTACTGCAACTCTCAAAGTATCCGATCATCGACCTCGACGGCGAGAGCCGAGTTCATTGCTTCCCCTTCGTTCATGTGGGACTAAAAAGCCACAAAGAGCTCGGCATTGATTCCTCGATATCTCCAAATAACTACTCCATGAGCGACTTCAAGGAGTTCCTGAGACAATGCTTCTCGCTGAAGAGAGCGAGCGTAGATAAGAGGCGAAAGCCGAGACTACTGATGCTGCTGCGAAGAGGGTCGAGGTCGTTGATGAACGAGAAGGAGGTGGTGTCGATGGCGAAGAGCGTAGGATTCAGAGTGGTCGCGGCGCGACCGGAGGCAACGGGGGACGTCGCGAGGTTCGCGAGGGTGGTGAACTCGTGCGACGCGATGATGGGCGTGCACGGGGCGGGGCTGACGAACATGGTGTTTCTGCCGGACGGCGCGGCGGCGGTGCAGGTCGTGCCGTGGGGGGAGCTGAAGTGGGCCTGCAGGCACGATTTCGGAGAGCCGACTGCAGGCATGGGGATAAGATACGTGGAGTACGAGATCGCGAAAGAGGAGAGCAGTCTGATCTACCGGTATCCGAGAGATCACGCAGTGTTTACGGATCCGATTTCGATCCACCGGCAGGGGTGGAATGCGCTGTGGAGTGTGTTTTTGCATGAGCAGAGTG